One region of Streptomyces leeuwenhoekii genomic DNA includes:
- a CDS encoding alanine racemase, which produces MALTLYVDTARWRAHHKHVQEQFPGLVPVCKGNGYGFGHERLAEEATRLGADVLAVGTTYEAARIKDWFSGDLLVLTPYRRGEEPVPLPDRVVRSVSSVDGVYGLVGARVVIEVMSSMKRHGISEQDLPQLHAAIENVRLEGFAIHLPLDRTDGSDAVEEVIGWMDRLRAARLPLHTMFVSHLRAEDLARLQQQFPQTRFRARIGTRLWLGDHEATEYRGSVLDVTRVTKGERFGYRQQKAASDGFLVVVAGGTSHGVGLEAPKALHGVMPRAKGVARAGLATVNRNLSPFVWGGKQRWFAEPPHMQVSILFVPADAPEPKVGDELVAHLRHTTTQFDRLIDR; this is translated from the coding sequence ATGGCGCTCACGCTCTACGTCGACACCGCGCGCTGGCGGGCGCACCACAAGCACGTGCAGGAGCAGTTCCCGGGGCTCGTCCCGGTCTGCAAGGGCAACGGCTACGGCTTCGGACACGAACGGCTCGCGGAGGAGGCGACGCGGCTCGGTGCCGACGTCCTCGCCGTCGGCACCACGTACGAGGCCGCGCGGATCAAGGACTGGTTCAGCGGTGACCTGCTGGTTCTGACGCCGTACCGGCGCGGTGAGGAACCGGTTCCGCTGCCCGACCGGGTGGTGCGCTCGGTCTCGTCCGTCGACGGCGTGTACGGGCTCGTCGGAGCCCGGGTGGTCATCGAGGTGATGTCCTCGATGAAGCGTCACGGCATCAGCGAACAGGACCTGCCCCAGTTGCACGCCGCCATAGAGAACGTCCGGCTGGAGGGCTTCGCCATCCACCTGCCGCTGGACCGCACCGACGGCTCGGACGCCGTCGAGGAGGTCATCGGCTGGATGGACCGGCTGCGCGCGGCCCGCCTGCCGCTGCACACCATGTTCGTCAGTCATCTCAGGGCCGAGGACCTGGCCCGGTTGCAGCAGCAGTTCCCGCAGACCCGCTTCCGGGCGCGTATCGGGACCCGGCTGTGGCTGGGTGACCACGAGGCCACCGAATACCGCGGCTCCGTTCTCGACGTCACGCGCGTGACCAAGGGCGAGCGCTTCGGCTACCGGCAGCAGAAGGCGGCTTCGGACGGCTTCCTGGTGGTCGTGGCGGGCGGTACCTCGCACGGGGTGGGCCTGGAGGCTCCGAAGGCGCTGCACGGCGTCATGCCCCGTGCGAAGGGGGTGGCCCGGGCCGGCCTCGCCACCGTCAACCGGAACCTCTCCCCGTTCGTCTGGGGCGGCAAGCAGCGCTGGTTCGCCGAGCCGCCGCACATGCAGGTCTCGATCCTGTTCGTGCCCGCGGACGCTCCGGAGCCCAAGGTCGGGGACGAGCTGGTGGCCCACCTGCGGCACACCACCACGCAGTTCGACCGGCTCATCGACCGCTGA
- the femX gene encoding peptidoglycan bridge formation glycyltransferase FemX, with protein MSLTLRTISREQHLAYIQSLPSASHMQVPAWADVKAEWRSENLGWFDERTGELVGVGLVLYRQLPKLKRYLAYLPEGPVINWFAPNLQDWLEPMLAHLKRQGAFSVKMGPPVIIRRWDATTIKKGIQDPDVKRLRDMEADFIEPRAFEVSDKLRRMGWQQGEDGGAGFGDVQPRYVFQVPLANRSLEEVHKDFNQLWRRNIKKAEKAGVEVVQGGYHDLEEWQRLYEITAVRDKFRPRPLSYFQRMWTALNSEDPNRMRLYFARHNGVNLSAATMLIVGGHVWYSYGASDNIGREVRPSNAMQWRMLRDAYALGATVYDLRGISDSLDETDHLFGLIQFKVGTGGQAAEYLGEWDFPLNKLLHKALDIYMSRR; from the coding sequence ATGAGCCTGACCCTGAGGACCATCAGTCGAGAGCAGCATCTGGCCTACATCCAGAGCCTGCCGTCGGCGAGTCACATGCAGGTCCCGGCCTGGGCGGACGTGAAGGCGGAATGGCGCTCGGAGAACCTCGGCTGGTTCGACGAGCGCACGGGTGAACTGGTCGGCGTCGGCCTGGTCCTCTATCGGCAGCTCCCCAAGCTCAAGCGCTACCTGGCCTACCTGCCCGAGGGCCCGGTCATCAACTGGTTCGCGCCCAACCTCCAGGACTGGCTGGAGCCGATGCTGGCGCACCTGAAGCGGCAGGGCGCCTTCTCGGTCAAGATGGGTCCCCCGGTGATCATCCGGCGTTGGGACGCCACGACCATCAAGAAGGGCATCCAGGACCCGGACGTGAAGCGGCTGCGCGACATGGAGGCCGACTTCATCGAGCCGCGCGCCTTCGAGGTCTCCGACAAGCTGCGCCGCATGGGCTGGCAGCAGGGCGAGGACGGCGGCGCCGGCTTCGGCGACGTACAGCCCCGGTACGTCTTCCAGGTGCCGCTGGCCAACCGTTCCCTGGAAGAGGTCCACAAGGACTTCAACCAGCTGTGGCGGCGCAACATTAAGAAGGCCGAGAAGGCCGGCGTCGAGGTCGTCCAGGGCGGTTACCACGACCTGGAGGAGTGGCAGCGGCTGTACGAGATCACGGCCGTGCGCGACAAGTTCCGGCCCCGCCCGCTGTCGTACTTCCAGCGCATGTGGACGGCCCTCAACAGCGAGGACCCCAACCGCATGCGGCTGTACTTCGCCCGCCACAACGGCGTGAACCTCTCTGCGGCCACGATGCTGATCGTGGGCGGGCACGTCTGGTACTCCTACGGCGCCTCCGACAACATCGGCCGTGAGGTCCGGCCCTCGAACGCGATGCAGTGGCGCATGCTGCGGGACGCCTACGCGCTCGGCGCGACCGTCTACGACCTGCGCGGCATCTCCGACTCGCTGGACGAGACCGATCACCTCTTCGGCCTGATCCAGTTCAAGGTGGGCACGGGCGGCCAGGCCGCCGAGTACCTCGGCGAGTGGGACTTCCCGCTGAACAAGCTCCTCCACAAGGCGCTGGACATCTACATGTCCCGCCGCTGA
- the rpsF gene encoding 30S ribosomal protein S6 — translation MRHYEVMVILDPDLEERAVSPLIENFLSVVRDGGGKVEKVDTWGRRRLAYEIKKKPEGIYSVIDLQAEPAVVKELDRQMNLNESVLRTKVLRPETH, via the coding sequence ATGCGTCACTACGAGGTGATGGTCATCCTCGACCCCGATCTCGAGGAGCGCGCTGTCTCCCCGCTGATCGAGAACTTCCTTTCCGTCGTCCGTGACGGTGGCGGAAAGGTCGAGAAGGTCGACACCTGGGGCCGTCGTCGTCTCGCGTACGAGATCAAGAAGAAGCCCGAGGGCATCTACTCGGTCATCGACCTGCAGGCCGAGCCTGCGGTCGTCAAGGAGCTCGACCGCCAGATGAACCTGAACGAGTCGGTCCTCCGGACCAAGGTCCTCCGTCCCGAGACCCACTGA
- a CDS encoding single-stranded DNA-binding protein encodes MAGETVITVIGNLVDDPELRFTPSGAAVAKFRVASTPRTFDRQTNEWKDGESLFLTCSVWRQAAENVAESLQRGMRVIVQGRLKQRSYEDREGVKRTVYELDVDEVGASLRNATAKVTKTSGRGGQGGYGGGGGQGGGGWGGGPGGGQQGGGAPADDPWATGAPAGGNQGGGGGWGGGSGGGYSDEPPF; translated from the coding sequence ATGGCAGGCGAGACCGTCATCACGGTCATCGGCAATCTTGTCGACGACCCCGAGCTGCGCTTCACCCCGTCCGGTGCGGCCGTCGCGAAGTTCCGTGTCGCGTCCACTCCCCGCACCTTCGACCGCCAGACCAACGAGTGGAAGGACGGCGAAAGCCTCTTCCTGACCTGCTCGGTCTGGCGCCAGGCGGCGGAGAACGTCGCCGAGTCGCTCCAGCGAGGCATGCGCGTCATCGTGCAGGGCCGGCTGAAGCAGCGGTCCTACGAGGACCGTGAGGGCGTCAAGCGCACGGTCTACGAGCTGGACGTCGACGAGGTCGGCGCCAGCCTGCGCAACGCCACGGCCAAGGTCACCAAGACCTCGGGCCGCGGTGGCCAGGGTGGTTACGGCGGCGGTGGCGGCCAGGGTGGCGGCGGCTGGGGCGGTGGCCCCGGTGGCGGCCAGCAGGGCGGCGGCGCTCCCGCCGACGACCCGTGGGCGACCGGTGCTCCCGCCGGTGGCAACCAGGGCGGCGGCGGTGGCTGGGGCGGCGGCTCCGGCGGCGGCTACTCGGACGAGCCCCCCTTCTAG
- the rpsR gene encoding 30S ribosomal protein S18: MAKPPVRKPKKKVCAFCKDKVTYVDYKDTNMLRKFISDRGKIRARRVTGNCTQHQRDVATAVKNSREMALLPYTSTAR; encoded by the coding sequence ATGGCGAAGCCGCCTGTGCGCAAGCCGAAGAAGAAGGTCTGCGCGTTCTGCAAGGACAAGGTCACGTACGTGGACTACAAGGACACGAACATGCTGCGGAAGTTCATTTCCGACCGCGGCAAGATCCGTGCCCGCCGCGTGACCGGCAACTGCACCCAGCACCAGCGCGATGTCGCCACGGCCGTGAAGAACAGCCGTGAGATGGCGCTGCTGCCCTACACGTCCACCGCGCGATAA
- the rplI gene encoding 50S ribosomal protein L9, whose protein sequence is MKIILTHEVTGLGAAGDVVDVKDGYARNYLIPRKFAIRWTKGGEKDVEQIRRARKIHEIQTIEQANQVKAQLEGVKVRLAVRAGDAGRLFGSVTQADIASAIKAAGGPEVDKRRIEVAAPIKTLGAHETSVRLHPEVAATVNLEVVAA, encoded by the coding sequence ATGAAGATCATCCTCACCCACGAGGTCACCGGCCTCGGCGCCGCGGGCGACGTCGTCGACGTCAAGGACGGTTACGCTCGCAACTACCTGATCCCGCGGAAGTTCGCTATCCGCTGGACCAAGGGTGGCGAGAAGGACGTCGAGCAGATCCGTCGTGCTCGCAAGATCCACGAGATCCAGACCATCGAGCAGGCCAACCAGGTGAAGGCCCAGCTCGAGGGCGTCAAGGTCCGCCTGGCCGTTCGCGCCGGCGACGCCGGTCGGCTCTTCGGTTCCGTCACCCAGGCCGACATCGCCTCGGCGATCAAGGCTGCCGGTGGCCCCGAGGTCGACAAGCGCCGCATCGAGGTGGCCGCGCCGATCAAGACCCTGGGCGCCCACGAGACGTCCGTGCGTCTGCACCCCGAGGTTGCCGCCACGGTCAACCTCGAGGTTGTCGCGGCCTGA
- a CDS encoding MATE family efflux transporter, whose translation MTQAPARSGTIRRQHDREIVALAVPAFGALVAEPLFVMADSAIVGHLGTAQLAGLGVASALLTTAVSVFVFLAYATTAAVARRVGAGDPQAAIRQGMDGIWLALLLGAAVIALVLPTAPFLVDLFGASTTAAPYATTYLRISALGIPAMLVVLAATGVLRGLQDTRTPLYVAIAGFVANAALNVGLVYGAGLGIAGSAWGTVIAQCGMAAVYLAVVVRGARRHGASLRPDAAGIRASAQAGVPLLVRTLSLRAILMIATAVAARLGDADIAAHQIILSLWSLLAFALDAIAIAGQAIIGRYLGAGDSQGARAVCRRMVEWGVAVGIGLGVLVVVSRPAFLPLFTGDSAVKDAALPALIIVAVSQPICGVVFVLDGVLMGAGDGPYLAWAMLLTLAVFTPVALLVPVLGGGLTAIWAAMTLMMAVRMLTLWLRSRSGRWVVTGATR comes from the coding sequence ATGACACAGGCCCCCGCGCGCTCCGGGACCATCCGGCGACAGCACGACCGAGAGATCGTCGCGCTGGCCGTCCCGGCCTTCGGCGCACTCGTCGCCGAGCCGCTCTTCGTCATGGCCGACAGCGCGATCGTCGGCCATCTCGGTACGGCCCAGCTCGCCGGACTCGGCGTCGCCTCGGCCCTCCTGACCACCGCCGTCAGCGTCTTCGTCTTCCTCGCCTACGCCACCACGGCGGCCGTCGCCCGGCGGGTCGGCGCGGGCGATCCGCAGGCCGCCATCCGCCAGGGCATGGACGGCATCTGGCTGGCGCTGCTGCTCGGCGCCGCCGTCATCGCCCTCGTCCTGCCCACGGCACCGTTCCTCGTGGACCTCTTCGGCGCCTCCACCACCGCTGCCCCGTACGCCACCACCTACCTGCGCATCTCCGCCCTCGGGATCCCCGCGATGCTCGTGGTGCTGGCCGCGACCGGCGTCCTCCGCGGGTTGCAGGACACCAGGACACCTCTCTACGTCGCTATCGCGGGCTTCGTCGCCAACGCCGCCCTCAACGTGGGACTCGTCTACGGTGCCGGCCTCGGCATCGCCGGCTCCGCCTGGGGCACCGTCATCGCCCAGTGCGGGATGGCCGCGGTCTACCTGGCAGTGGTCGTCCGAGGGGCCCGGCGGCACGGTGCCTCCCTGCGCCCGGATGCCGCGGGGATCAGGGCCTCGGCCCAGGCCGGGGTGCCGTTGCTGGTCCGTACGCTCTCCCTTCGGGCCATCCTGATGATCGCCACTGCTGTCGCGGCCCGTCTCGGTGATGCCGACATCGCCGCCCACCAGATCATCCTGTCCCTCTGGAGCCTGCTCGCCTTCGCGCTCGACGCCATCGCCATAGCGGGGCAAGCCATCATCGGACGCTACCTCGGAGCCGGTGACTCCCAGGGTGCCCGCGCGGTCTGCCGCCGGATGGTGGAGTGGGGCGTTGCCGTCGGGATCGGGCTGGGCGTACTGGTCGTGGTCTCCCGCCCGGCGTTCCTCCCCCTGTTCACCGGCGACTCCGCGGTCAAGGACGCGGCATTGCCGGCGCTGATCATCGTGGCCGTGTCCCAGCCGATCTGCGGGGTCGTCTTCGTTCTGGACGGCGTCCTGATGGGCGCCGGTGACGGGCCCTACCTTGCCTGGGCGATGTTGCTCACCCTGGCGGTCTTCACGCCGGTGGCCCTTCTGGTTCCGGTCCTCGGTGGAGGTCTCACGGCGATCTGGGCGGCCATGACGCTGATGATGGCCGTGCGGATGCTGACGCTCTGGCTCCGCAGCCGCTCCGGGCGCTGGGTCGTCACCGGCGCGACCCGCTGA
- the dnaB gene encoding replicative DNA helicase, producing MSISEPLDEPWADSGPSDRLPASRRRGDGPRGRDEQHDRGRDAAEWDGAGSSFERLPPQDLDAEQSVLGGMLLSKDAIADVVEILKGRDFYKPAHETIYQAILDVYAKGEPADPITIAAELTKRGEINKVGGAAYLHTLVQTVPTAANAAYYAEIVQERAVLRRLVEAGTRITQMGYAADDDVDEIVNRAQAEVYAVTEQRTSEDYLPLGDIMEGALDEIEAIGSRSGEMTGVPTGFTDFDSLTNGLHPGQMIVIAARPAMGKSTLALDFARAASIKHNLPSVIFSLEMGRNEIAMRLLSAEARVALHHMRSGTMTDDDWTRLARRMPDVSAAPLYIDDSPNLSMMEIRAKCRRLKQRNDLKLVVIDYLQLMQSGGSKRAESRQQEVSDMSRNLKLLAKELEIPVIALSQLNRGPEQRTDKKPMVSDLRESGSIEQDADMVILLHREDAYEKESPRAGEADLIVAKHRNGPTATITVAFQGHYSRFVDMAQT from the coding sequence GTGAGCATTTCCGAGCCCTTGGACGAGCCGTGGGCCGACAGCGGCCCCAGCGATCGTCTGCCTGCCTCCCGCCGGCGCGGGGACGGTCCGCGGGGCCGTGACGAGCAGCACGACCGGGGCCGGGACGCCGCGGAGTGGGACGGTGCAGGGTCGTCGTTCGAGCGTCTTCCGCCGCAGGACCTGGATGCCGAGCAGTCGGTCCTCGGCGGCATGCTCCTGTCCAAGGACGCCATCGCCGATGTCGTCGAGATCCTCAAAGGACGGGACTTCTACAAGCCGGCCCACGAGACGATCTACCAGGCGATCCTCGACGTCTACGCCAAGGGCGAGCCGGCCGACCCCATCACGATCGCCGCCGAGCTGACCAAGCGCGGCGAGATCAACAAGGTCGGCGGGGCGGCGTACCTGCACACGCTCGTCCAGACCGTTCCGACGGCGGCGAACGCGGCGTACTACGCGGAGATCGTGCAGGAGCGTGCCGTCCTGCGCCGCCTCGTCGAGGCCGGAACGCGGATCACGCAGATGGGATACGCGGCCGACGACGACGTGGACGAAATCGTCAACCGCGCCCAGGCGGAGGTCTATGCCGTCACCGAACAGCGCACGAGCGAGGACTACCTGCCGCTCGGCGACATCATGGAGGGCGCGCTCGACGAGATCGAGGCCATCGGTTCACGAAGCGGTGAGATGACCGGTGTGCCCACGGGGTTCACCGACTTCGACTCGCTCACCAACGGGCTGCACCCGGGCCAGATGATCGTCATCGCCGCGCGTCCCGCCATGGGTAAGTCCACGCTCGCCCTGGACTTCGCGCGCGCGGCGTCGATCAAGCACAACCTGCCGAGCGTCATCTTCTCCCTGGAGATGGGGCGCAACGAGATCGCCATGCGTCTGCTGTCCGCCGAGGCCCGTGTCGCCCTGCACCACATGAGGTCCGGCACGATGACGGACGACGACTGGACGCGCCTGGCGCGCCGGATGCCGGACGTCTCCGCCGCTCCGCTCTACATCGACGACTCCCCGAACCTGTCGATGATGGAGATCCGCGCCAAGTGCCGCCGGCTCAAGCAGCGCAACGACCTCAAACTGGTCGTGATCGACTACCTCCAGCTGATGCAGTCCGGCGGCTCCAAGCGCGCCGAGAGCCGCCAGCAGGAGGTCTCGGACATGTCCCGTAACCTGAAGCTGCTGGCCAAAGAGCTGGAGATCCCGGTCATCGCCCTGTCCCAGCTCAACCGTGGACCCGAACAGCGCACCGACAAGAAGCCGATGGTCTCGGACCTGCGTGAGTCCGGCTCCATCGAGCAGGACGCCGACATGGTCATCCTGCTGCACCGAGAGGACGCCTACGAGAAGGAGTCCCCGCGCGCGGGCGAGGCCGACCTGATCGTGGCCAAGCACCGTAACGGCCCGACGGCGACCATCACGGTCGCCTTCCAGGGGCACTACTCGCGTTTCGTGGACATGGCGCAGACCTGA
- a CDS encoding serine hydrolase domain-containing protein, whose translation MTTPQDQDELLPGTRRALLHRIAVAQSEGRAPSLVAAVVRGGRTVWHGARTSVDGHGPDENVQYRIGSITKTFTAVLVLRLRDEGLLDLADPLEKHLPGTGAGEATIAELLAHTGGLAAESPAPWWERTPGSLRPQLADVLGEQPFRHPVGRRFHYSNPGYTLLGALVEKVRGASWEEVLRAEVLEPLGLRRTSAQPQAPHAGGWAVHPWADVMLPEPTEDLGRMAPAGQLWSTTGDLARFAVFLAYGDDRVLTAETVREMRMPAAPAEAPDVVDGLSYGLGLQLQSRDGRLLFGHSGSLPGYLANLTISVEDDVAAVVLANCTSGPPLALVGADLVRIVAEAEPRIPEPWRPMPDVDASVLDLAGPWYWGTHAFALRLAADGGVSLESLTGYGRRSRFRANGDGTWTGLEGYYAGETLRAVRRPDGSVSHLDLGSFVFTRRPYEESAPVPGGVDPAGWQGIG comes from the coding sequence ATGACGACACCTCAGGACCAGGACGAATTGCTTCCCGGAACCCGCCGTGCCCTGCTCCACCGGATCGCCGTCGCCCAGAGCGAGGGGCGGGCGCCCTCGCTGGTCGCCGCGGTGGTGCGCGGCGGGCGGACTGTGTGGCACGGGGCGCGGACCTCGGTGGACGGGCACGGGCCGGACGAGAACGTGCAGTACCGCATCGGCTCCATCACCAAGACCTTCACCGCCGTGCTGGTGCTGCGGCTGCGCGACGAGGGCCTGCTCGACCTCGCGGACCCACTGGAGAAGCATCTTCCGGGGACGGGTGCGGGAGAGGCGACCATCGCCGAACTGCTCGCCCACACCGGCGGTCTGGCTGCCGAGTCCCCGGCGCCGTGGTGGGAACGCACGCCGGGCAGCCTGCGGCCCCAGCTCGCCGATGTGCTGGGCGAGCAGCCGTTCCGCCACCCGGTGGGCCGCCGGTTCCATTACTCGAACCCCGGCTACACCCTGCTGGGCGCGCTGGTCGAGAAGGTGCGCGGCGCATCCTGGGAGGAGGTGCTGCGGGCAGAGGTGCTCGAGCCTCTCGGGCTGCGGCGCACGAGCGCGCAGCCGCAGGCGCCCCATGCGGGCGGCTGGGCCGTGCACCCGTGGGCCGACGTCATGCTGCCCGAGCCCACCGAGGATCTCGGGCGGATGGCGCCCGCCGGCCAGCTCTGGTCCACCACCGGGGATCTGGCCCGGTTCGCCGTCTTCCTCGCGTACGGCGACGACCGGGTGCTGACCGCCGAGACGGTGCGGGAGATGCGGATGCCCGCGGCTCCGGCCGAGGCCCCGGATGTCGTCGACGGGTTGTCCTACGGGCTGGGCCTGCAGCTCCAGAGCCGGGACGGGCGGCTGCTCTTCGGGCACTCCGGCTCGCTGCCGGGCTATCTGGCCAATCTCACGATCAGCGTGGAGGACGATGTCGCGGCGGTGGTCCTGGCCAACTGCACCTCGGGCCCGCCGCTGGCCCTGGTGGGCGCGGATCTGGTCCGTATCGTCGCCGAGGCCGAGCCGCGGATTCCCGAGCCGTGGCGCCCCATGCCCGACGTCGACGCGTCCGTGCTGGACCTGGCCGGGCCGTGGTACTGGGGAACCCACGCTTTCGCCCTGCGGCTGGCGGCGGATGGCGGAGTGTCGCTCGAGTCGTTGACGGGGTACGGACGCCGCTCGCGCTTCCGGGCCAACGGCGACGGGACCTGGACCGGGCTGGAGGGGTATTACGCCGGGGAGACCCTGCGTGCCGTGCGGCGCCCCGACGGCAGCGTGAGCCACCTCGACCTGGGATCGTTCGTGTTCACACGCCGGCCGTACGAGGAGTCGGCGCCGGTACCCGGTGGTGTGGATCCCGCGGGATGGCAGGGCATCGGCTAG
- a CDS encoding GNAT family N-acetyltransferase produces MTELEIRPAAEKDIPAIVAMLADDPLGAQRESPDDPAPYLAAFKRLSDDPDQHLMVAVREGRVVGTLQLTIIPGLSRRGALRSVIEAVRIHADERGSGLGTQLIQWAIAESRRQNCQLVQLTSDSSRTDAHRFYERLGFTPSHVGFKLAL; encoded by the coding sequence ATGACCGAGCTCGAGATACGGCCTGCGGCCGAGAAGGACATCCCGGCGATCGTCGCGATGCTCGCCGACGACCCCCTGGGCGCGCAGCGGGAGTCACCGGACGACCCGGCCCCCTACCTGGCGGCGTTCAAGCGCCTCAGTGACGATCCGGACCAGCACCTGATGGTGGCCGTGCGGGAAGGGCGGGTCGTCGGCACGCTCCAGCTCACGATCATCCCGGGACTGTCACGCCGCGGCGCCCTCCGGTCGGTCATCGAGGCCGTCCGCATCCACGCCGACGAACGCGGCAGCGGCCTGGGGACGCAGCTCATCCAATGGGCCATCGCCGAATCACGTCGGCAGAACTGCCAGTTGGTGCAGCTGACCTCCGACAGCAGCCGCACGGACGCACATCGCTTCTACGAGCGGCTCGGCTTCACGCCCTCGCACGTGGGATTCAAACTCGCCTTGTGA
- a CDS encoding MarR family winged helix-turn-helix transcriptional regulator: MTATDPALTALAQGWCALSLLHGRIEAHIERALQAHHGLSVREYSLLDVLSRQHDGDGGHLQMKQVADAVVLSQSATTRLVSRLEDRGLLERYLCPTDRRGIYTNVTEAGLKLLGEARPTNDAALREALDEAAKNPDLAPLVQVVETLKAPVPV, from the coding sequence ATGACAGCGACGGATCCCGCACTCACCGCCCTCGCCCAGGGCTGGTGCGCCCTGTCTCTGCTGCACGGGAGGATCGAGGCCCACATCGAACGCGCCCTGCAGGCCCACCACGGCCTGAGCGTGCGCGAGTACTCCCTGCTCGACGTACTGAGCCGGCAGCACGACGGCGACGGGGGCCATCTGCAGATGAAGCAGGTCGCCGACGCGGTCGTCCTGAGCCAGAGCGCCACCACCCGTCTGGTCAGCCGGCTGGAGGACCGGGGCCTGCTGGAGCGGTACCTCTGCCCGACCGACCGCCGCGGCATCTACACCAACGTCACCGAAGCGGGTCTGAAGCTTCTCGGGGAAGCCCGGCCGACGAACGACGCCGCGCTGCGCGAGGCGCTGGACGAGGCGGCGAAGAACCCGGACCTCGCCCCCTTGGTCCAGGTCGTGGAGACTCTCAAGGCACCGGTGCCCGTATAG
- a CDS encoding MFS transporter, which translates to MPLALLALAIGAFGIGTTEFVIMGLLPEVAGDFGVSIPTAGFLVTGYALGVMFGAPLMTVLGTKISRKRMLMLLMALFIVGNLLSALAPAFAIMLIGRVVASLAHGAFFGIGSVVAADLVAPDKKAGAIAMMFTGLTVANVVGVPLGTLVGQSLGWRVTFALVAALGVIGLAGIAKLVPDLPKPEGVRLRHELAAFKNVQVLLAMAMTVLGFGGVFAAITYIAPMMTHAAGFADGSVTWLLVLFGLGMVGGNLVGGKFADRALMPMLYVSLGALAVVLALFTLTAHNKIAAAVTIALIGALGFATVPPLQKRVLDQAHGAPTLASAVNIGAFNLGNALAAWLGGLVIAAGLGYTAPNWVGAVLAAAALVLAVLSAALERRGSGAPSDVVAASIPAGQQPTAVRH; encoded by the coding sequence ATGCCTCTCGCGCTTCTGGCCCTCGCGATCGGGGCCTTCGGGATCGGAACGACCGAGTTCGTGATCATGGGTCTGCTGCCCGAGGTCGCGGGCGACTTCGGGGTCTCCATCCCCACGGCGGGCTTCCTGGTGACCGGCTACGCGCTCGGCGTGATGTTCGGCGCCCCGCTCATGACCGTGCTGGGCACCAAGATCTCGCGCAAGCGGATGCTGATGCTGCTGATGGCCTTGTTCATCGTCGGCAACCTGCTCTCCGCCCTCGCCCCCGCCTTCGCGATCATGCTGATCGGCCGGGTGGTCGCCTCGCTCGCCCACGGAGCGTTCTTCGGCATCGGCTCGGTGGTCGCGGCCGATCTGGTGGCGCCCGACAAGAAGGCCGGTGCGATCGCGATGATGTTCACCGGTCTCACCGTCGCCAATGTCGTCGGTGTCCCCCTGGGAACGCTCGTCGGACAGTCCCTCGGCTGGCGTGTCACCTTCGCCCTCGTCGCCGCCCTCGGCGTGATCGGTCTGGCGGGCATCGCCAAGCTGGTCCCCGACCTGCCCAAGCCGGAAGGGGTGCGCCTGCGCCACGAACTGGCCGCCTTCAAGAACGTCCAGGTCCTGCTCGCCATGGCGATGACCGTTCTCGGCTTCGGCGGAGTCTTCGCGGCCATCACCTACATCGCGCCGATGATGACGCACGCCGCGGGCTTCGCCGACGGATCCGTCACGTGGCTGCTCGTCCTCTTCGGCCTCGGCATGGTCGGCGGCAACCTCGTCGGCGGCAAGTTCGCCGACCGGGCTCTCATGCCCATGCTGTACGTCTCACTGGGCGCCCTGGCCGTCGTCCTCGCGCTCTTCACCCTCACCGCGCACAACAAGATCGCGGCTGCCGTGACCATCGCGCTGATCGGTGCCCTCGGGTTCGCCACCGTGCCGCCGCTGCAGAAGCGTGTCCTGGACCAGGCGCACGGCGCTCCGACGCTGGCGTCGGCCGTGAACATCGGCGCCTTCAACCTCGGCAACGCGCTGGCGGCATGGCTCGGCGGGCTCGTCATCGCGGCCGGCCTCGGCTACACCGCTCCCAACTGGGTGGGTGCCGTCCTGGCCGCGGCCGCCCTGGTCCTCGCCGTGCTCTCGGCCGCCCTGGAGCGGCGCGGCAGCGGCGCCCCCAGCGACGTCGTCGCGGCTTCCATCCCCGCCGGACAGCAGCCGACCGCCGTCCGCCACTGA
- a CDS encoding GlcG/HbpS family heme-binding protein codes for MSTTAVTPLTIQDAEALVTAARQAAEAAGVTVSVTVLDAGGHLLAFRRDDRAVLISGETSTRKAYTALQLDAPTADLVEAVQPGGLFHTLPTALDRPLLFIAGGVPVHRDGRLIGGIGVGGGAPEQDHAFATAAVEALA; via the coding sequence ATGAGCACCACCGCCGTCACCCCGCTGACCATTCAGGACGCCGAAGCCCTCGTCACCGCGGCCCGCCAGGCCGCCGAGGCCGCCGGAGTCACGGTCAGCGTCACCGTCCTCGACGCGGGTGGCCATCTGCTTGCCTTCCGGCGCGACGACCGGGCCGTGCTGATCTCCGGTGAGACCAGCACCCGGAAGGCGTACACCGCGCTCCAGCTCGACGCCCCCACCGCCGACCTCGTCGAGGCCGTACAGCCCGGAGGGCTCTTCCACACCCTGCCCACCGCGCTCGACCGGCCGTTGCTGTTCATCGCGGGCGGTGTGCCGGTCCACCGCGACGGCCGGCTGATCGGGGGCATCGGGGTCGGCGGCGGTGCCCCCGAGCAGGACCACGCCTTCGCCACGGCGGCCGTCGAGGCTCTGGCCTGA